A genomic segment from Leptolyngbya boryana PCC 6306 encodes:
- a CDS encoding ABC transporter ATP-binding protein, which translates to MQVLEVDQLQKTYRSGGKTVEAVRNVSFGIESHEVLAFLGANGAGKTTTIKMIAGLVLPDRGQVKIAGRNPHQQSIALKSVGAVLEGNRNVYWRLTPEENLEYFGVLRGLSGYVARQRAKVLLERFELMHKRSTIVQNLSRGMQQKLAIAVALIHEPQLLLLDEPTLGLDIEATQTVKRLVREIAGEGRAILLTTHQLDIAEELSNRVAIIKQGEIVAQERTETLIQKFSGDSYRIELEQELDPDRRSKLAAIDAVIEGKTIYIRQIDLLYQGLEILKPSAIVRIEKDQANLADVFLKLVKK; encoded by the coding sequence ATGCAAGTTTTAGAAGTTGACCAGTTACAGAAAACCTACCGCAGCGGAGGCAAGACAGTCGAAGCGGTACGAAATGTATCTTTTGGAATCGAAAGCCATGAAGTGCTGGCATTTTTAGGGGCAAACGGTGCGGGCAAGACCACGACAATCAAGATGATTGCTGGGTTAGTTTTGCCCGATCGAGGACAAGTCAAAATTGCAGGACGGAATCCCCACCAGCAGTCGATCGCGCTAAAGTCAGTCGGAGCCGTACTCGAAGGCAATCGCAATGTCTATTGGCGCTTAACTCCTGAAGAAAATCTGGAATATTTTGGAGTGCTGCGCGGATTAAGCGGCTATGTGGCACGGCAACGGGCGAAAGTTTTGCTCGAGCGATTTGAACTGATGCATAAGCGATCGACGATCGTGCAAAATCTCTCACGCGGTATGCAGCAAAAATTAGCGATCGCAGTTGCGCTAATTCATGAGCCACAATTACTTCTTCTCGACGAACCAACACTAGGACTCGATATTGAAGCGACTCAAACTGTAAAACGATTGGTCAGAGAAATCGCTGGAGAGGGTCGAGCCATTCTCCTTACTACACACCAGCTAGACATCGCAGAAGAATTATCTAATCGAGTTGCAATTATTAAGCAGGGTGAAATTGTCGCTCAAGAACGCACAGAAACTTTGATTCAAAAGTTTTCTGGCGACTCGTATCGAATTGAATTAGAGCAGGAATTAGACCCCGATCGCAGAAGTAAATTAGCCGCGATCGATGCCGTGATTGAAGGAAAAACGATTTATATCCGGCAAATCGACTTGCTGTATCAAGGCTTAGAGATTTTAAAACCAAGCGCGATCGTGCGAATCGAAAAAGATCAAGCCAACCTCGCAGATGTGTTCTTGAAATTGGTAAAGAAATAA
- a CDS encoding phycobiliprotein lyase, giving the protein MTVELLLSSQADDQLISAFFRQSQGQWRSERRYYTLPGGEVKEVNSLLTIRFLEQGDAELIELARLHGLADETAMTCGAAVSWESENSASGRVESKGSTLFGVIGSVLYRDRGFATSKPITAGFYFTNPDTLCLRTEYKGSVFEEELKLVGDKYRTRQTIISRAGEQLMIGQYLEKRLA; this is encoded by the coding sequence GTGACTGTGGAGCTACTACTCTCTTCTCAGGCTGATGATCAGTTGATTTCAGCTTTTTTCCGACAATCTCAGGGGCAATGGCGATCGGAGCGACGATATTACACGTTGCCAGGTGGCGAAGTCAAAGAGGTTAACAGTTTGCTGACGATCCGTTTTTTAGAACAGGGCGATGCGGAGCTGATAGAACTTGCCCGACTGCATGGACTTGCCGATGAAACCGCGATGACTTGCGGTGCGGCAGTGAGTTGGGAAAGCGAAAATAGCGCTTCGGGACGTGTAGAGTCCAAAGGCTCGACCCTGTTTGGGGTGATTGGCTCGGTGTTGTATCGCGATCGCGGTTTTGCGACATCCAAGCCGATTACGGCTGGATTTTACTTCACCAATCCAGATACGCTTTGTCTGAGAACAGAGTACAAAGGCTCTGTGTTTGAAGAAGAACTCAAACTGGTGGGTGACAAATACCGCACCCGACAGACCATCATTTCACGCGCAGGTGAACAACTGATGATTGGTCAGTATCTGGAAAAACGTCTCGCTTAA
- a CDS encoding prohibitin family protein, giving the protein MQSMSLNLRSKIPLIVIAALLGMGGLITLLRSITVISTGEIGIVDFYGQVSEQPLTPGVHLKNPTARMVTFSTQTREFKETLQTPTKEGLMLNVDISVLYRIDPAKAKQLYQTVGMNYEEIVLVPQVRSLMRSATANFESKTIYTSDRQALAQQLRENLNKALSDRGIIIEDALIRNVKLPDSVEKSVQEKLKAEQDAQRMKFVLERERQEADRKRIEAQGNADAQRILSQGLSEQALRFKQIEAMQQLAASQNSKVIIVGGDQKAPVLLQP; this is encoded by the coding sequence ATGCAATCTATGAGTTTGAATCTGCGATCGAAGATTCCGTTGATTGTTATTGCCGCGCTCCTTGGCATGGGTGGATTGATCACATTACTACGTTCTATCACAGTGATTTCGACTGGAGAAATTGGCATCGTCGATTTCTATGGTCAAGTCTCAGAACAACCGCTTACACCAGGAGTTCACCTCAAGAATCCAACGGCTCGCATGGTCACTTTTTCGACTCAAACCCGCGAATTCAAAGAGACATTACAAACGCCGACAAAAGAAGGCTTAATGCTGAATGTCGATATTAGTGTTTTGTATCGAATTGATCCAGCAAAAGCAAAACAGCTTTATCAAACGGTCGGCATGAACTATGAAGAAATCGTGCTGGTTCCCCAAGTACGATCGCTGATGCGGAGTGCAACCGCAAATTTTGAATCGAAAACGATTTACACCAGCGATCGCCAAGCCTTAGCGCAACAACTTCGGGAGAATCTCAACAAAGCGTTGAGCGATCGCGGCATCATTATCGAAGATGCACTGATCCGCAATGTGAAACTGCCAGACAGCGTAGAGAAATCAGTACAAGAAAAACTGAAAGCAGAACAAGACGCACAACGAATGAAATTCGTCTTGGAGCGGGAGCGGCAGGAAGCCGATCGTAAACGCATTGAAGCACAGGGAAATGCGGATGCACAACGAATTTTGTCGCAGGGATTAAGTGAACAAGCGTTGCGCTTTAAGCAAATCGAAGCTATGCAGCAATTAGCCGCTTCGCAAAACTCGAAAGTGATTATTGTCGGAGGAGATCAAAAAGCGCCTGTACTCCTTCAGCCCTAA
- a CDS encoding TlyA family RNA methyltransferase, which translates to MSKQRLDTLLVDRALCTSRQQAQRLIQAGEVRVNQQLIDKPGTEVEVNAEIEVKARSRFVSRGGEKLIKALEEFQINVSDRVCLDGGISTGGFTDCLLQSGAKLVYGIDVGYGQVAWSLRQDPRVILRERTNIRHLKAEELYQADQPIPDLAVVDVSFISLTKILPALWELLQVPRELVLLVKPQFEVGKDRIGKKGVVRDFKDQASAIVQVLDAATSLGWYYQGLTWSPLLGPAGNIEFLLWLQSETVTNAPEFEQVKQLTQLAQKTLSSS; encoded by the coding sequence ATGTCTAAACAACGACTGGATACGTTACTTGTCGATCGTGCGTTGTGTACGTCGCGCCAGCAGGCTCAGCGATTAATTCAAGCTGGGGAAGTGCGCGTGAATCAGCAATTGATTGATAAACCGGGAACGGAAGTTGAAGTCAATGCTGAAATTGAGGTAAAAGCGCGATCGCGTTTCGTCTCACGCGGAGGAGAAAAACTGATCAAAGCGCTCGAAGAATTTCAGATTAACGTCAGCGATCGAGTCTGTTTGGACGGCGGAATTTCAACCGGGGGCTTCACAGATTGCCTATTACAATCCGGCGCAAAATTGGTGTATGGAATTGATGTTGGATACGGACAAGTGGCATGGAGTTTGCGTCAAGATCCGCGCGTGATTTTACGAGAAAGAACAAACATTCGACATCTAAAAGCTGAGGAATTATATCAAGCAGATCAACCCATTCCTGATTTAGCTGTGGTTGACGTTTCGTTTATCTCGCTAACAAAAATTCTGCCCGCATTGTGGGAATTATTACAAGTTCCAAGAGAATTAGTGTTGCTGGTGAAACCCCAGTTTGAAGTAGGAAAAGATCGCATTGGTAAAAAAGGTGTCGTGCGAGATTTCAAAGATCAAGCCAGTGCGATCGTGCAAGTTTTAGACGCTGCAACATCTTTGGGTTGGTACTATCAAGGATTAACTTGGTCGCCACTTTTAGGACCTGCTGGAAATATTGAATTTCTTCTCTGGTTACAGTCTGAAACTGTAACGAATGCACCTGAATTTGAACAGGTTAAACAACTTACACAACTCGCACAGAAAACCTTATCCAGTTCTTAA
- a CDS encoding exopolysaccharide biosynthesis protein produces MRLATRRSELHTSKLLQDFLRQHDGETIRLGDLIRGLGKRSFGPTLLICALPEALPLPIAGVSAFIGMPLVLVSLQLMLGYTTPWFPKWIANRSIKRKDFEKGVNIVLRYLARFEKIIRPRWKLITTPIAERLLSIFFFLLACVIVLPIPFGNFLPAIALVIISLGLIEGDGLVIVVGIITACLVLAVMAGAIVAFFSWSMTVIKL; encoded by the coding sequence ATGAGACTAGCCACTCGACGTTCCGAACTCCATACGTCAAAACTCTTGCAAGACTTTCTGCGACAACATGATGGCGAAACCATTCGGTTAGGCGATCTGATTCGAGGATTGGGTAAGCGATCGTTTGGACCGACACTCTTGATCTGTGCTTTACCGGAAGCCTTACCGTTACCGATCGCGGGAGTCTCTGCCTTTATCGGGATGCCCTTGGTTTTGGTTTCGCTTCAGTTAATGCTGGGCTATACAACCCCGTGGTTTCCGAAATGGATTGCGAATCGATCGATAAAACGAAAAGACTTTGAGAAAGGTGTAAACATTGTTTTACGTTATCTGGCTCGATTCGAGAAAATCATTCGTCCAAGATGGAAATTGATCACAACTCCGATCGCAGAACGGTTATTATCAATTTTCTTCTTTCTACTGGCTTGCGTGATTGTTCTGCCGATTCCCTTTGGAAATTTCTTGCCTGCGATCGCGCTCGTCATTATCAGTCTAGGACTGATTGAGGGCGATGGTTTAGTGATTGTCGTTGGAATTATTACTGCTTGTCTTGTGCTGGCAGTCATGGCAGGTGCGATCGTCGCTTTCTTTTCCTGGAGCATGACCGTGATCAAGCTCTGA
- a CDS encoding surface-adhesin E family protein, with translation MKAVLNLAIAGLICAAIAPAASAAEWTKVTENEAKDRFFVDTSTIQRNGNIVWYWEYREFPEPNNAFLDTKVDQPVHGAVVRWSLDCGAKAQRLRKVNAYTKNRKLIQKFDYGEAGMMFQPRAGSSAHTVMNYVCNAQKT, from the coding sequence ATGAAAGCTGTTTTGAATTTGGCGATCGCTGGCTTAATTTGTGCAGCGATCGCTCCGGCAGCAAGTGCTGCGGAATGGACAAAAGTGACAGAAAACGAGGCAAAAGATCGGTTTTTCGTCGATACCAGCACGATTCAGCGCAATGGCAATATCGTTTGGTATTGGGAGTATCGAGAATTTCCTGAGCCGAATAATGCGTTTTTGGATACGAAGGTCGATCAGCCGGTGCACGGCGCAGTAGTTCGCTGGTCGTTAGATTGTGGAGCGAAGGCGCAACGGTTACGCAAGGTGAATGCCTATACGAAGAATCGCAAACTGATTCAGAAGTTTGATTATGGCGAAGCTGGAATGATGTTTCAGCCAAGGGCGGGAAGTAGTGCTCATACAGTGATGAATTACGTCTGCAATGCACAGAAAACCTAG